TGTGATCGTTGGTGCGAGCATAGTCATCTTAAAAGCGAATAATATCATCTTCTCTCAAGTATTCTCCATTTTGCACTTCAATCAAGACTAACGAAATAACTCCAGGATTTTCTAAACGGTGATCTGTACAGTGAGGTACGTAAGTAGACTGATTATTGCTTAATAATACTTCGTAAATATTTGTAGTTGGGATGAGGCAGGACGCAGAAGGGAAGAGAGTTTTAGCCTCATTTATCTTTATTAACATAACGTGAGTTCGATGACCTCTCCCCAACCCCTCTCCGATGCGGAGAGGGGCAAAAATATTCTTAGTTTTCAACGAAAAAATCAGGGTTTCAAAGCCTCTCTCCCTCTGGGGGAGAGGTTTGGAGAGGGGTTTTTGAAATCTGTCGAACTTACGTTAACATAGTTGCGTTTGTTCCCACCGACTTACTTAACTTAAATATTAGTGCAGCTAATAAACTTATAATTGCGTTGCAGACCAACAATTATTGAAGTTTTTTAATAAAATACCAGTTAATTTTTAGCATGAAGCTTTGACTGTATGTACGCTACGGCTAAATGGATAGTCATGTGGATAATTTTATCTCTATACTATGTTGCGGCTTTTACGGAATTCCATAGTAAATTCCTTTACCATTAGTACCGATAAATACTAGTCCGAATTTCTGCCAGCTAGCCTCCATTACATTAGGGTCGTTACCGATGGTATTGTGTGAATCGTCAATATTTGTCCATGTTTTTCCTCTGTCTAGAGATCGAAAAATTCCTGATGCTTCTTGGCTCGTTGAGGTGACTATATTACCTACGCGATTGATTTTGCCATATAAATACAGCGCTGGAATTTTGCTTTTTGTCTGTGGCTTACCAAGCGCATATAAATAAGCTCTCTCCACTCCGGTAATTTTGGTAAAGTTCACACCGCCATCTGTTGAGTGATAAAGCCCGTGCCAATTGAGACTGAGCCAGAGTTCTCCATTGACCCCTGAAACCGTTTTCAGCATAGACCAATTTTCTGAAGGTAATGAAGAGTTCACAATGCTAAAGGATTTAGCCCCATTGTTACTACGGTATAACTTGCCGCGGCTGTAGTAGTAAAAAGTGTTGCCATTGACTTTGTCAGCCGCCAATGGTTGACCCCAGTACCACGGGCCTTTTGGCCCGTTGGGTAATCCTGATACTTTGCTCCAAGAAGATCCGCCATTGGTTGTGCGGATTGGCTGATCTTCGTTGATAATTGCAACAAACAGATTTGAGTTGGTTGCTGACATAGCTACGCGCAACGGTATTATGTCTTGCGGAAATGACGAAAACTTTCTCCACGTTAAACCCCCGTCTGTCGAAGTTGCTCCTGTATATGTGTTGTTCCATCGGTTTCCACCAACACGCACCATTCGGGAAGGATCGCTTTCGCTATAGGCAAGGCCGTAAGTATCTTGAAACCGGGGACTATTTTCACCGCCAAACTGCGTACAAGGATAGGTATCTAGTCCTTTGCTGTGGTTAAATCCATCCACATCAGCAACACCGCTCAACAACAAAGATCCACTAGGAGGTGAGGCTAGAGCAAAGCTAACTACCTCTTCATGTCCTTTTTGATAGTTTGACCAGACAGACGGCTGGGCATAAACATTGTCTGTCTGCCATATTCCAAACCAATCTGTTAACCAAGCTTTGCCAAGAATTTTTGGATCAAATTCAATGGCTGAGGCTGCTGAGGCAAAATACGAGTTAGGCCACCAAGGCACTTGAAGTTTTAAAATATGCTTTTTCTTTTGCCATGTAGCTCCACCATTAGTAGATTGAAATACTCCACAATTATTGGTTTTGCAAGCATACTGGTCATAAACGATTAAAATGCGATCAGGGTCATTTGGATCTACAGCTAAGGCATTGAATTTAGTTTCTATATTAGTTGGTGTGATATTGCTCCAGACGTTGTTTACATATTTGCTCACACCTGATGCGTGCGTTACATATAAAACGCTATTACTAGCGAGAGCCATTCGATTCACTTGTGATGGACTTCCTGGTATTTTGCTCCAAGTAATACCCGTATTGGTAGATTTGTATATCCCGTCTCCATACGCATTGGCATAGACTAGACCAGAAACATTTTTGTTAAATAAAATACCTGTAATTCCAATATTTACTTGCGGTCTTCCAGGAAAGGAGATAACTTTGCCCCATGTCGCACCAGCATCTGAAGACTTCCATAACCCATTCAACCGCGAGCCAAAGAAAATAACATTGGAATTAAAAGGATTAACGACAAGTCTTTCTCCTAGCCAACGCCGAGTTTCGTTGCTGCCCATCGGCAAGTCTATTTTCAACTTAGTCCAGGTTTGACCGCGATCGCTAGATTTAAAAATTGTTCCCAATCCAGCCCAACTGGCAGTGTATTTGCCTGCTGCTATATAAACTATATTTAGGTTATTCGGGTCAAGTGCTAGCGCTTCTCCCCCATAGTAGTTGCTCTGTTGTAGTTCAAAGTGGTCTGTTAGAGGAATCCATTCCTTATCTGCTGGATTCCAACGATAAAAACCACCGATGTCAGTTCTGATGTAGACCAGATCCCGCTGTCGTGGATGCAAATAAACACCTGTAACATAACCACCTCCGCCGATAGCGACATTAGTCCAGTGATAGCGTAGTGTAGCGCTGCAAGTGAGCTTAAAGGGTGTAAGTGTAACTACGATTGTCAGTGCAATTATAGCTGTACAAGTTGTTTTCCTGAACAGTATCCAGAAAGGGCGATCACTCATACCGATTGACTAAATCCAACATATACAGCGAATTTCAACTAAGTAAAGTACACTACCTAGACCTAAAAGCTGGGTATAGCAAAGTGCTGAGTATAAACCCAGTTGCTTCAGGGTTTTGAGCAATTAACATAGCCCTAACCTGCATGACTAGAGTTGTATAAAGTCTACTTTAATCTCTGAATTCTGCGGTAACCACTGAGAATTAACTACAACCAAGTGGATAGCTTAATGGATAATTTTATCCTATTCCATAGGATACTGTCTGCATCGGTGCAATCTTAGCCATCAGATAGTTTTTCTTATTACTACTTCAAGAAGATACTGTGCTGAGTGTTGCAAATCAAGTCTAAAGTTAGAAATGTATGATTTTGGGAGTAAATTTAGGCGATCGCACAACTAAATATAAGCTATTTCGTTCAGCCAGTTACCGACTTTAGAGGATTTTAATGACTAATTATATAGAAATCTCTGAACGTTCTGGCAAAACAGTAGTAAGCCGAAAACGTTGGCAACGTTATTTACTTCTAGGTCTGGCTACCAACGTAGCTTTCTGGGTTTTAGCCTTTCTTTATCTAAAGATTACGCCACCAACATATAGCAGTGAGTCAGCTATTAATTTGCCTGGGGTAGGGTCGAACACAAACTTAAATTTACCAGATATTGGTCAAGCTTCTTATGAAAATTCATCTCCATACTCTTCTAGTTCTTCTCAAGATCCCAGAGAAAATTATAAGTTTATTGCTGAAAGCGAACCTGTCTTGAAAGCAGCAGCAGCTCAGCTTAATATGTCTTTAAAAGAGTTTGGTAGTCCGCGGCTTAAGGTAGTAGATAATACAACGATCGTGACAGTTGAGTTTAAAGGTTCAAGTCCTGAAGAAGCTCGAAGTAAATCATTAGCTTTTTACAAAGCTCTTGAAGACAGACTTAACCAACTGAGAATTCAAGAAGCTATTAAACGAGACGCAGGTTTCCAAGTAGCTCTTAAATCTTCGCAGAAAAAATTGCAAGTCGCGCAGACGAAGCTTTCTGATTATAAAGCGCGTTCGGGTTTAAACTCTGAAGAGCAAATTAAGGATCTAACAACCAATATTGAACAGCTACGCAGACAAAGAGCTGAAATAATAGCTCAACAACAGCAAGCTAGTAGTCGTCTAAAACAATTATCGGCTAATTTAAAATTATCTGCTGGGCAAGCTACAGATGCTTTTGCTCTGCAAACAGATCAAATATTTCAACAGAACTTAAAAAACTATAGTGAAGCTAGCGCTGCTCTGACTGTTCTAGAATCTAAATTTCTGCCTAATCATCCGACGGTAATCGCAGAAAGAGCTAAACGAGATGCTGCGGAGTCAGCCTTGCTAGCTCGAAGTCAATCTATTCTAGGACGACCAGTCAGTTTGTCAAATTTAGGGCAACTAAGCCTTAATAATACTAACTCTGGTACTGCTTCGCGTGAAACTCTCTTCCAAGAATTAATTACAGTTCAGGTAGACCAAAAGGGACTCACAACTCAAGCTCAAGCAATAAATCAACAGATAGTTCAGCTTGAAAATAGACTCAAAAAACTAGCACAGCAAGAGTCTTATCTGGATGCCCTCAAAAGGGATATGCAAGTTGCCGAAGCAGTTTTCTCATCTACTTTGGCCAGACTGGATCTTGGCAAGTCGAATGCTTTTGGTTCTTATCCACTAGTTCAAATTGTCGCAGAACCTAGTTTATCTGATACTGATAGTCCTGTTACACCAAAAAAAACATATGTTTATCTAGGTGCGGCTGCTGGCTCCATTTTTTCAAGTATCGGGATAACGTTACTCTGGCTGCGCGATCGCAAACGTCATAATTCTGATGTAATTAGAACTAAAATCAAAGCGAACAAACGTTAAAAAATATTTAAATTATTAAATATCATCTCCTATTACAAACATTTGAAATTATCAATTTGATGCGGCCTCAAAACTTAGAAGAAAAAGTAGTTTGGTATTGCTTAATAGGCACATATGGTCTTTACTTTCTGGGAGCTTGTTACTTTTCAATATCTCTAATTGCATGGTTTCTAACACTATACTTATGTAAAAAACTTTGGAACCAAACTGAAAATACAGCAACTGAAGACAAAATAACCATTCCTCCTAGTGTATGGATATGGATTATTTCTATGTTGGTCATAGAAGTTGCTTTAATTATGGGTCATATAGATTTTGATTTAGGAATACCTAAAATAATTACCTCCTCAATAAACTGGGCAAGGAATTGGGCTTATCTTGCATTATTTCCTCTGATTGGTTGCCTTAATATCCGTCCCAAACTACTTTACCGAGGAGTCTGTATTGTTGGCTTACAAAGCCTAATTATGATTCCAATTTTCTACATAGCACATGAGCTACATCTACCAAATGTTTTATATAGTTCTCCACTGCGATTTATCGGGGGTAATGATGTAACATTTTATAGTGTACAACTTTATGTATTTGAAGATGGCAATGTCAATCAAATTCGCTTATCATTATTTGCGCCTTGGCCTCCAGCATTAGGATTGGTAGGCTGTGTCTATTTTTTGCTTTCATCTCAAGAAACTAACAGAAAGTGGCGGTTAATTGGTATGCTCGCTTCTGTCGCTATGATTGTATCTTCAGTCTCACGCTTAGGTATTTTGTGCCTTGCTACAGTTCCAGCAATAACTTGGATTTTAGTAAATTTTATTGAACCTAAAGTACAACTTGCAGCAGGGGTAATTAGTCTATTCACAGGTATGTTTGCCCCTTTTGTTATCGATTCTCTCAAAATATTCAAAGAACAGTTCTCACAAGCTCGAGCTGACTCTTCTCAACTTAGAGAAGTTTTAGGCCGCATGGCTTTGGCAGGTTGGAAAGAAGCTCCTATATGGGGTCATGGAATTATTGCTCCACGCGGAATACCATTTACAAAATTTATGCCTATTGGCACTCATCACACTTGGTTCGGTCTTCTGTTTGAAAAGGGAGCAGTAGGTTTAATTGCATTAGCATTTCCCTTATTATGGAGCTTTATAGATTTACTATATAAAGCCTATAAAAACCAAACTGCCAAAGTAGCTTTAAGTGTACTCTTAGTTTTGTTTTTATTTACTTTTGGCGAAAAAATAGAAGGCTTAGTGTACCTTTATTGGCCTGGTTTGATAATAATGGGTATTGCATTCAAACAAAAAATTTAGTTTTGCATCGATGTAGTGTTGTTAATTCTCTCAAACAATTAACTTTATTTAACTCAGTGAAATGCTAATTAATAAGTTAAAACAACAATTTTCAGGCCAATATATTCGTAATGTTGGTTGGTTAGGAGGAGCAGAGTTAGCAAATCGTATTTTCCGACTGGGGACAACAATTACTTTAGCTCGTTTATTAAGTCCTTATGATTACGGTTTGGTAGCAGTCGTTCTTACAACTAATGAATTTGCCACCGTTTTTACCCTCAAAGCTGGGATTGGGTCTAAGATTGTTCAAGCTGACGAACAAGAGGTAAAACTTGTATGCGATACATCGTACTGGCTTAATTGGATTCTATGCGGCTCAATTTTTATTATTCAGTGTATTGCTGCCTTTCCAATTGCTTTGTTTTATGGAAATAATCAACTTATTTTCCCTATCTGTGTTGCCGCTTTAGTCTACTTAATGTTCCCAATTTTTATGATTCAGTCTGCACTGATTCAAAGAGAAAGCCGACTAAATGTTACAGCTTTATGTAATGTTATTCAATCGTTAATTGCTAATATTGCAACAATAGGTTTAGCTCTCTTAGGATTTGGGATGTGGGCTGTAGTTTTACCCATTGTCTTATCAACTCCAATATGGATCGTTATTAGTTATATGAATCATTCATGGCGACCTCCTAAGTCTTTCAAACTTGAGCGGTGGCAAGAAGTTACAAACTTTGGTAAAGATATACTTGGCGTTGAATTACTAAATAAGCTAAGAGCTAATATAGATTACTTACTTATTGGACGTTTTCTAGGAATTAATGCATTAGGGATATACTATTTCGCCTTTAATGCTGGATTAGGAATTAGTCTGAATGTAATGAGTGCAGTTACTTCAGCTTTATTTCCTTATCTTTGTGAGGTTCGTGGTAACTTCAAGCAGTTAAAGGAGCGATATTTTAGTAGTCTCAAATCGACTGCTAGCTTTACAGTTCCACTCATTCTTCTACAATCGAGCTTGGCACCATTTTATGTGCCAATAATTTTCGGACAAAAATGGGTGACAGCAATTCCCATCTTGATTATTATCTGCCTTTCAGCTCTACCGCTCACGCTTTATAATCCTACTTATTTACTACTCAACGCTATAGGTAAAACCCAGATAAATCTCTACTGGAATCTAATTTATACTGTGTTATTCGTAATTTCTTTACTAGTAGTGGTACACTGGGGAA
This region of Nostoc sp. UHCC 0302 genomic DNA includes:
- a CDS encoding O-antigen ligase family protein yields the protein MRPQNLEEKVVWYCLIGTYGLYFLGACYFSISLIAWFLTLYLCKKLWNQTENTATEDKITIPPSVWIWIISMLVIEVALIMGHIDFDLGIPKIITSSINWARNWAYLALFPLIGCLNIRPKLLYRGVCIVGLQSLIMIPIFYIAHELHLPNVLYSSPLRFIGGNDVTFYSVQLYVFEDGNVNQIRLSLFAPWPPALGLVGCVYFLLSSQETNRKWRLIGMLASVAMIVSSVSRLGILCLATVPAITWILVNFIEPKVQLAAGVISLFTGMFAPFVIDSLKIFKEQFSQARADSSQLREVLGRMALAGWKEAPIWGHGIIAPRGIPFTKFMPIGTHHTWFGLLFEKGAVGLIALAFPLLWSFIDLLYKAYKNQTAKVALSVLLVLFLFTFGEKIEGLVYLYWPGLIIMGIAFKQKI
- a CDS encoding lipopolysaccharide biosynthesis protein, which translates into the protein MLINKLKQQFSGQYIRNVGWLGGAELANRIFRLGTTITLARLLSPYDYGLVAVVLTTNEFATVFTLKAGIGSKIVQADEQEVKLVCDTSYWLNWILCGSIFIIQCIAAFPIALFYGNNQLIFPICVAALVYLMFPIFMIQSALIQRESRLNVTALCNVIQSLIANIATIGLALLGFGMWAVVLPIVLSTPIWIVISYMNHSWRPPKSFKLERWQEVTNFGKDILGVELLNKLRANIDYLLIGRFLGINALGIYYFAFNAGLGISLNVMSAVTSALFPYLCEVRGNFKQLKERYFSSLKSTASFTVPLILLQSSLAPFYVPIIFGQKWVTAIPILIIICLSALPLTLYNPTYLLLNAIGKTQINLYWNLIYTVLFVISLLVVVHWGIFWVAVTVLICQLVAQPAFSIWAIRYLFGQKSSFLVIKKP